A single Fundidesulfovibrio soli DNA region contains:
- the rpsS gene encoding 30S ribosomal protein S19 has translation MPRSLKKGPFLDGHLAAKVEKANETQDRRVIKTWSRRSTILPEMVGLTFAVHNGRKFIPVFVSENMVGHKLGEFAPTRTFHGHAADKKTKGKK, from the coding sequence ATGCCTCGGTCGCTCAAAAAAGGTCCCTTCCTGGACGGCCACTTGGCCGCGAAGGTGGAGAAGGCCAACGAGACCCAGGATCGCCGCGTCATCAAGACGTGGTCCCGTCGGTCCACCATTCTTCCCGAAATGGTTGGCCTCACCTTTGCCGTCCACAACGGCCGCAAGTTCATCCCGGTCTTCGTTTCCGAAAACATGGTGGGACACAAGTTGGGCGAGTTCGCGCCTACCCGTACGTTCCACGGCCATGCCGCGGATAAGAAGACCAAGGGTAAGAAGTAG
- the rplB gene encoding 50S ribosomal protein L2: MAVRKLKPTSAGRRFQTVSDFAEITAAKPERSLTKGLSQKSGRNNQGRITSRRRGAGNKRRYREIDFRRDKMNIPAKVATIEYDPNRSARIALLHYADGEKRYILAPVGVNVGDTVVSGDNADIRPGNALPMFKMPVGTLLHNIEMSPGRGGQMCRAAGTYAQLIAKEGKLALLRLPSGEVRNVLAACIATVGQVGNVTHENVSIGKAGRNRWLGKRPEVRGVAMNPVDHPHGGGEGKSSGGRHPVSPWGMPTKGYKTRNRKKASSRLIVKRRNEK, encoded by the coding sequence ATGGCCGTCCGTAAGCTGAAACCCACTTCCGCTGGCCGTCGTTTCCAGACGGTCTCCGACTTTGCGGAAATCACTGCCGCCAAGCCGGAGAGGTCCCTCACCAAGGGCCTGAGCCAGAAGTCCGGCCGCAACAACCAGGGCCGCATCACTTCCCGTCGCCGTGGAGCCGGCAACAAGCGCCGTTACCGCGAGATCGACTTCCGCCGCGACAAGATGAACATTCCGGCCAAGGTCGCCACCATCGAGTACGATCCCAACCGCTCCGCCCGCATCGCCCTTCTGCACTATGCGGACGGCGAGAAGCGTTACATTCTCGCGCCGGTTGGCGTAAATGTCGGTGACACCGTGGTGTCCGGCGATAACGCCGACATCCGTCCCGGCAATGCTCTGCCCATGTTCAAGATGCCCGTCGGCACCCTGCTGCACAACATCGAGATGAGCCCGGGCCGCGGCGGCCAGATGTGCCGCGCCGCCGGTACCTACGCTCAGCTCATCGCCAAGGAAGGCAAGCTCGCCCTGCTGCGCCTGCCCTCCGGTGAAGTGCGCAACGTTCTGGCCGCCTGCATCGCCACCGTCGGTCAGGTGGGCAACGTGACCCACGAGAACGTGAGCATCGGCAAGGCTGGCCGCAACCGCTGGCTTGGCAAGCGCCCCGAAGTCCGCGGCGTCGCCATGAACCCTGTCGACCACCCGCATGGCGGCGGCGAAGGCAAGAGCTCCGGCGGCCGTCACCCCGTTTCGCCCTGGGGTATGCCGACCAAGGGTTACAAGACCAGAAATCGCAAGAAGGCCTCGTCGCGGCTCATCGTCAAACGCCGCAACGAGAAGTAG
- the rplV gene encoding 50S ribosomal protein L22, with protein sequence MEAKAIAKYIRVSPQKARLVANVIKGRGVEDAMNILKFTPKKAAEIIGKVLHSALSNAEQMSADVDTLKVKDVIVNEGPTWKRIMPRSMGRANKILKRTSHITVVVEEEKE encoded by the coding sequence ATGGAAGCCAAAGCCATCGCCAAATACATCCGGGTGTCTCCTCAGAAGGCACGCTTGGTGGCCAACGTCATCAAGGGCCGGGGCGTCGAGGATGCCATGAACATCCTCAAGTTCACGCCCAAGAAGGCCGCCGAGATCATCGGCAAGGTGTTGCATTCGGCCCTGTCCAACGCCGAGCAGATGTCCGCCGATGTGGACACCCTGAAGGTTAAGGACGTCATCGTGAACGAAGGGCCCACCTGGAAGCGCATCATGCCGCGGTCCATGGGCCGAGCCAACAAAATCCTCAAGCGTACCAGCCACATCACCGTGGTGGTCGAGGAAGAGAAGGAGTAG
- the rplP gene encoding 50S ribosomal protein L16 gives MLSPNRTKFRKRQKGRLDGPATGGTTISFGEVGIKALEHGKLTSQQIEAARVAIMRHIKRGGKVWIRVFPDFPVTSKPAEVRMGSGKGSPVGWCAPVKPGRVLYEVRGVEMEVMVEALKRAQHKLPIKTKIVTKELV, from the coding sequence ATGCTCTCCCCTAACAGAACGAAATTCCGCAAGCGCCAGAAAGGCCGTCTTGACGGTCCCGCCACCGGCGGCACCACCATCTCCTTCGGTGAGGTGGGGATCAAGGCCCTGGAGCACGGCAAGCTGACCAGCCAGCAGATCGAAGCCGCCCGTGTGGCCATCATGCGCCACATCAAGCGTGGCGGTAAGGTCTGGATTCGCGTGTTCCCCGACTTCCCGGTCACCTCGAAGCCCGCCGAAGTCCGCATGGGTTCCGGTAAGGGCTCCCCGGTGGGCTGGTGCGCCCCGGTCAAGCCCGGTCGCGTGCTCTACGAAGTCCGCGGCGTCGAAATGGAAGTCATGGTCGAGGCCCTGAAGCGCGCCCAGCACAAGCTGCCGATCAAGACCAAGATCGTCACCAAGGAGCTTGTCTAG
- the rpsC gene encoding 30S ribosomal protein S3 — MGQKVHPYGFRLGYNKTWNSRWFAKKEYPAFVYEDSNIRKFVKSSLFHAGISRIEIERAGGKIKLIIHTARPGIVIGRKGTEIEKVRADLKKRFGREFAVEVNEIRRPEIDAQLVAENIALQLERRVAFRRAMKRTVGLARKFGAEGIKVFCAGRLAGAEIARSEWYRDGRVPLHTLRADIDYGLATAKTTYGVIGVKVWIFKGEILDSEVEQ; from the coding sequence ATGGGTCAGAAAGTCCACCCGTACGGCTTCCGCCTGGGCTACAACAAGACATGGAATTCCCGCTGGTTCGCCAAGAAGGAATACCCTGCATTTGTGTACGAGGACAGCAACATCCGTAAGTTTGTGAAGTCCTCTCTGTTCCACGCGGGAATTTCCCGGATCGAGATCGAGCGCGCTGGCGGCAAGATCAAGCTGATCATCCACACCGCGCGTCCGGGCATCGTCATCGGCCGCAAAGGCACCGAGATCGAGAAGGTTCGCGCCGACCTCAAGAAGCGCTTCGGCCGCGAGTTCGCGGTTGAGGTCAATGAGATCCGCCGTCCCGAGATCGACGCCCAGCTGGTCGCCGAGAACATCGCTCTGCAGCTGGAGCGCCGCGTGGCCTTCCGCCGCGCCATGAAGCGCACTGTGGGCCTGGCCCGCAAGTTCGGCGCCGAAGGCATCAAGGTTTTCTGCGCCGGCCGCTTGGCTGGCGCCGAGATCGCCCGCTCCGAGTGGTACCGCGACGGCCGTGTGCCCCTGCACACCCTGCGCGCGGACATCGACTACGGTTTGGCCACCGCCAAGACCACCTATGGTGTGATCGGCGTGAAGGTCTGGATATTCAAGGGCGAGATTCTCGATAGCGAGGTTGAACAATAA